The Bacillota bacterium LX-D region AGAATTTTAGGAAATGAAATGTCCCCTAGCCAAAGTTCTCCTACAAAGGAGGCAGCAGGATCCAAATATAAGCCTATCTTAGGCAGCCCGAAGGTGACTGTCATCTTTGCTTTAAAGCAAGGTCCCTGTACATTTCCTGTATCTACCTCAACCCCCGAAGGTACATCTACGGCAATTCCAGGTTTTCCACTACTATTTAATAGATTTATTAATCCAGCCACTATGCCTTTAATAGTTCCTTGAAAACCAGTTCCAAATAAAGCATCGATAATTAAGTCTGCATAAACAAGGGATAAGTCTACTTTTTGTAAATCTTTTTCATTTAAAATAGTATGGAGCTTAACTTGCATTCGTTTTAAAATTTCACAGTTTATCTTAGCATCTCCACTAAAATCATCAGCCCTACAAGTTAAAAAAACTTTAACTTCAGCACCAGCATTAATTAAATGTCTGGCAATAACTAAACCATCGCCTCCGTTATTGCCTTTGCCGGCAAAAATTAAAATCCTTTTGCCAACCAATTTATTATTTAAATATTTCTGAATGGCCTGGAAAACACAAAGGCCAGCGTTTTCCATTAATACAATACCAGGGACTTTAAAAGTTTCTATGGCCTGTTGGTCTAAATTACGCATTTCACTTCCTGTAGCAATTTTCAATATTTTTACCTCCCTTACTCCCCTGCTACGTATGCTATAGCATAGTCGGCACTATGGGCCAAACTAAGATGCCACTGCTCAATTCCCCTTTGGGATGCAATTATTGCAGCTTGGCCCGTCAACTTAACTTGAGGAGCTCCCATGCTATTAACCTCTATGTTAATTTCCTGCCAAGAACACTTGCGCAAACCAGTACCCAATGCTTTTAACACTGCTTCCTTAGCTGCAAAACGTACAGCAAAAGAAGGATAGGGGTTATGCTTTTCCCGGCAGTACAGTATTTCCTCTGCAGTGAACAACCTTTTTTCCAGAGCGGGTCGACGTTGAAAAGCAGCATGCAAACGATTGATTTCTATAATATCAGTGCCAATTCCTTTAATCATTTTCATCCTCTTACTATCATTTATTCAATTTATAGCTACTTTACTATTTTAACCTATAATGAGTTCAAGGTGACCATAAAATGCCTGAAAAACAAAAAAAGGCCTTTCGCCTTAAATTAAAGAATTTATATATTTTTATGCTAAGATACTAATTAGTCGGTTTTTATGTTTATTTAAATAATTGTGCAAACGTTCAACACTAGCATTTAAAACCTGTTCCGAAGTAATTCCTGCCTGCTCAACAGCCTCTATAGCAGCATTTACTTCTCCTACTGCTGTAAAAATATGAGCATCGCTATTTATTACAAGCAAGGTTTGATATTTTTTGGCATATTCTAGCAGCTGCTTGCATCTAGAAACACTGCCTGGTCTGGACCGAAGAAAAGAACTATTATTAACTTCTATAGCTTTACCTAACTTATGAGCCGTAAAAGCAAGTTTCTCTAAATTTACTGGGAATTTAGGATTGCCAGGGTGACTGATGAAATAGACATAAGGTTTGCTAAGAGCGTTTAACATAGCTGTAGTATTTTCTTCAACGGTAGAAGATTCATAACCACATTTTTCATGAAAGCCAGCAACCACTAAATCTAAACTGCGCAGCAGATAGTCCGGCATATCTATTTCTCCGTCAGTATTGACTATATTTGCTTCAACTCCCTTAAGAATTTCCACACCTGCTAAATTCCCCGGAATTGCTGATATGTTTTCGAAGTAATACTGATGCGGCCCCCCGGGAAAATTTAAACTATGGTCTGTAATTGCAAGTGCCTCTAAACCTTTAGAGCTTGCTGCCTGTGCCATTTCCTGCACTGTACTGTAGGCATGACCGCTAGCAATTGTATGAGTATGCAAATCGGCCTTAATATGCATTACTTTTTCCTCCTTTTTTCTTATTTCATATTTATCATAACTGATAACTGTTAATTTCAGATTAAAATCAATTTAAAGAGAGATTAATTTTATTCAGTACTAGATTTGCTAAAACAGCAACGATGAGCCATACTCCTACACAACACCTCCTAGAAATACAAAAGCGGCACCTTATAAGTGCCGCCTGGAAAAATTATTTTATTGCCTTTTAATATCATCCGCTTTAGTTTCATTAGAACCTTTTTCCACAAATGTTTTGCAGCAGGTTTTAGTAATATCATCAACTGGAGTTGAATCCATTTGTAATCCTGCTTGATGGGCATCATAATTACTGGGCATAGCGTCAGCAACTAAATCTGATGTAACTAAGATTTCTTGTGCTTGGCATTTATTACCTTCTTCCCAGTAGTGGCAATTGCTAATACTGCAGTGTATATGTTGCATTGTTTTATCACCTCCTGAGGATAGGTTTCAGACAGAGAGGTTCTTTTATACTGCATAAAAAATACCAGTAAACGAAACTTGCTTAATTACAAAAACTTAAATATTTATAATATTAAATAAGCTAATACTTGAAAATATGTTTATAATTAATGTAAATATATTTCTAAGGAAGGTTAGAGATGAATTGCATTGAGTTACGAAACGTAGATTATATTTTTAAGGGG contains the following coding sequences:
- a CDS encoding holo-ACP synthase produces the protein MIKGIGTDIIEINRLHAAFQRRPALEKRLFTAEEILYCREKHNPYPSFAVRFAAKEAVLKALGTGLRKCSWQEINIEVNSMGAPQVKLTGQAAIIASQRGIEQWHLSLAHSADYAIAYVAGE
- a CDS encoding phosphatase; its protein translation is MHIKADLHTHTIASGHAYSTVQEMAQAASSKGLEALAITDHSLNFPGGPHQYYFENISAIPGNLAGVEILKGVEANIVNTDGEIDMPDYLLRSLDLVVAGFHEKCGYESSTVEENTTAMLNALSKPYVYFISHPGNPKFPVNLEKLAFTAHKLGKAIEVNNSSFLRSRPGSVSRCKQLLEYAKKYQTLLVINSDAHIFTAVGEVNAAIEAVEQAGITSEQVLNASVERLHNYLNKHKNRLISILA
- a CDS encoding DUF1540 domain-containing protein, coding for MQHIHCSISNCHYWEEGNKCQAQEILVTSDLVADAMPSNYDAHQAGLQMDSTPVDDITKTCCKTFVEKGSNETKADDIKRQ